The Nitratidesulfovibrio sp. SRB-5 genome includes a window with the following:
- the rlmN gene encoding 23S rRNA (adenine(2503)-C(2))-methyltransferase RlmN, producing MIDILNLTYDELEAWMTDTLGEPRFRARQVWQWLWQKNARSFDAMTNVSKATRARLAEAARITWPEVRTVKTSSDGTVKFLLALADGALVETVLIPSESREGKVRMTQCLSCQVGCAMGCTFCSTGSMGFERNMTMAEILGQVLVAREHLGDDRPDHPIVRNLVFMGMGEPLLNLNEVMRSLRTLNDEFGLCFSPRRITVSTCGIEKGLRELGESGLAFLAVSLHAPNQEVRARIMPRAARWTLDDLMAALESYPLKTRERITFEYLLLGGVNDSIDHARELVRLVSRTKAKLNLIVYNPAEGLPYEAPSQARILAFEQYLWSKNVTAIIRKSKGQDIKAACGQLKASELAELKGMAVTEEPKKEAE from the coding sequence ATGATCGACATACTGAACCTGACCTACGACGAACTGGAAGCGTGGATGACCGACACACTCGGCGAGCCGCGCTTTCGCGCCCGTCAGGTGTGGCAGTGGCTGTGGCAGAAGAATGCCCGGTCCTTCGACGCCATGACCAACGTTTCCAAGGCCACCCGCGCCCGGCTGGCCGAGGCGGCCCGCATCACCTGGCCCGAAGTCCGCACCGTGAAGACCAGCAGCGACGGCACGGTGAAATTCCTGCTGGCCCTGGCCGACGGCGCGCTGGTGGAAACAGTGCTGATTCCCAGCGAATCGCGCGAGGGCAAGGTGCGCATGACCCAGTGCCTGTCCTGCCAGGTGGGCTGCGCCATGGGCTGCACCTTTTGCAGCACCGGCAGCATGGGCTTCGAGCGCAACATGACCATGGCCGAGATTCTCGGGCAGGTGCTGGTGGCGCGCGAACATCTGGGCGACGACCGGCCCGACCACCCCATCGTGCGCAATCTGGTGTTCATGGGCATGGGCGAGCCGCTGCTGAACCTGAACGAGGTCATGCGCAGCCTGCGCACCCTCAACGACGAATTCGGGCTGTGCTTCTCGCCCCGACGCATCACCGTGTCCACCTGCGGCATCGAAAAGGGCCTGCGCGAACTGGGCGAAAGCGGACTGGCCTTCCTGGCCGTTTCGCTGCACGCGCCCAATCAGGAAGTGCGCGCGCGCATCATGCCGCGCGCGGCCCGCTGGACCCTGGACGACCTGATGGCCGCGCTGGAATCGTACCCGCTGAAGACGCGCGAGCGCATCACCTTCGAATACCTGCTGCTGGGCGGGGTGAACGATTCCATCGACCACGCCCGCGAACTGGTGCGCCTGGTATCGCGCACCAAGGCCAAGCTGAACCTCATCGTGTACAACCCGGCGGAGGGACTGCCCTACGAGGCCCCCAGCCAGGCGCGCATCCTGGCCTTCGAGCAGTACCTGTGGTCCAAGAACGTCACGGCCATCATCCGCAAGAGCAAGGGGCAGGACATCAAGGCCGCCTGCGGCCAGTTGAAGGCCTCCGAGCTGGCGGAGCTGAAGGGAATGGCGGTGACG
- a CDS encoding MFS transporter, protein MSPASFPCRTPGHGASAPGQSPAPVSRGAVLFVVSTSMILMPLMMSAVGVSLPAIGRDLAATAMQVGLVETTYVMALSVFLLIMGRLGDIFGRRRLFLAGLVLFTTITAVLSLSQSIRMVIGLRFLQGMGAAMIVANSFAIMLEVFPREERGRAIGIVSAAAYAGISCGPLIGGFLTTHFGWRWVFLMVLPFGIAALLLVFTRLRGEWRSARGEPFDLRGSLVYAGTIVLLTLGSSHLDEGAWAWGALAAGLACGGLFLWLESHTPFPLLEVTLLSRNRLFTLSCLSALINYASTFGVLFFLGLYLQYVRGLTPSDAGLLMIIQPVIQMVLSPVGGRLADRFPAERVATVGMVLCAVGLGVAAFIGQDTSTALTVVVLVLLGVGYGLFASPNASAIVGSVEPRHLGVASGMTSTMRTLGMMASMIVVTIVFSVFMGGEPVSAATLPGFLSSMRTALWTFCALCAVGVLLSVGRVRSKGRGQDSAAPDNGPCKADGTP, encoded by the coding sequence ATGAGCCCCGCCTCCTTCCCCTGCCGCACGCCGGGCCACGGGGCATCCGCCCCCGGCCAGTCGCCCGCGCCCGTTTCGCGCGGGGCGGTGCTGTTCGTGGTCAGCACGTCCATGATCCTCATGCCGCTGATGATGTCCGCCGTGGGCGTCTCGCTGCCCGCCATCGGGCGCGACCTTGCCGCCACGGCCATGCAGGTGGGGCTGGTGGAAACCACCTACGTCATGGCCCTTTCGGTGTTCCTGCTGATCATGGGCCGACTTGGCGACATCTTCGGGCGGCGCAGGCTGTTTCTGGCGGGCCTTGTGCTGTTCACCACCATCACCGCCGTGCTCTCGCTGTCGCAGTCCATCCGCATGGTCATCGGCCTGCGCTTTTTGCAGGGCATGGGCGCGGCCATGATCGTGGCCAACAGCTTCGCCATCATGCTCGAGGTGTTCCCGCGCGAGGAACGCGGACGGGCCATCGGCATCGTCTCGGCGGCGGCCTATGCGGGCATTTCGTGCGGGCCGCTGATCGGGGGCTTTCTGACCACCCACTTCGGGTGGCGCTGGGTGTTCCTGATGGTGCTACCCTTCGGCATTGCCGCCCTGCTGCTGGTGTTCACTAGGCTGCGCGGCGAATGGCGCTCTGCCCGGGGCGAACCCTTCGACCTGCGCGGCAGCCTGGTATACGCGGGCACCATCGTGCTGCTTACCCTGGGTTCGTCGCATCTGGACGAGGGCGCATGGGCCTGGGGGGCGCTAGCCGCCGGGCTGGCCTGCGGCGGGCTGTTCCTGTGGCTGGAATCGCACACCCCCTTTCCGCTGCTGGAAGTCACCCTGCTGTCGCGCAACCGGCTGTTCACGCTCAGTTGCCTGTCCGCGCTCATCAACTATGCCTCCACCTTCGGGGTGCTGTTCTTTCTGGGGCTGTACCTGCAATACGTGCGCGGGCTTACCCCCAGCGATGCGGGCCTGCTGATGATCATCCAGCCGGTGATCCAGATGGTGCTTTCGCCCGTCGGCGGGCGGCTGGCCGACCGCTTTCCCGCCGAACGGGTGGCCACCGTGGGCATGGTGCTGTGCGCCGTGGGCCTTGGCGTGGCCGCGTTCATCGGGCAGGACACCTCCACCGCGCTCACCGTGGTGGTGCTGGTGCTGCTGGGCGTGGGCTACGGACTGTTCGCCTCGCCCAACGCCAGCGCCATCGTGGGCAGTGTGGAGCCGCGCCACCTGGGCGTGGCATCCGGCATGACCAGCACCATGCGCACCCTGGGCATGATGGCTTCCATGATCGTGGTGACCATCGTGTTTTCCGTGTTCATGGGCGGGGAGCCGGTGTCGGCGGCCACCCTGCCGGGCTTCCTTTCCTCCATGCGCACCGCGCTGTGGACCTTCTGCGCGCTGTGCGCGGTGGGCGTGCTGCTGTCCGTGGGACGGGTGCGGAGCAAGGGGCGCGGGCAGGACTCCGCCGCCCCTGACAACGGCCCGTGCAAGGCCGACGGCACCCCCTGA
- a CDS encoding MarR family winged helix-turn-helix transcriptional regulator → MEQRLTSFAYRVGQLRRLVLLLALERITPLGPVGKGQIPFLAELFQGGDGVSQEELAEKLHFDKGSAARSLAKLEAAGLVTRTVNPRNRRQLVITLTPQAEELRAPFLATLRELTETMVRGFSGDEREQALGFLDRMISNVLAELGRPDRPAKPERPAGPERMDMSGTPDTACPTNPAGPTCQAGQTGQAGKAGHASPTDQTGGGAQ, encoded by the coding sequence ATGGAACAGCGACTCACATCTTTTGCCTACCGCGTGGGCCAGTTGCGCCGCCTGGTGCTGCTGCTGGCCCTGGAGCGCATCACCCCGCTCGGGCCGGTGGGCAAGGGGCAGATACCCTTTCTGGCCGAACTCTTTCAGGGCGGCGACGGCGTCTCGCAGGAAGAACTGGCCGAAAAACTGCACTTCGACAAGGGTTCCGCCGCCCGCTCGCTGGCCAAGCTGGAGGCCGCCGGGCTGGTAACCCGCACCGTGAACCCGCGCAACCGCCGCCAGTTGGTCATCACCCTGACCCCGCAGGCTGAAGAATTGCGCGCGCCCTTTCTGGCCACCCTGCGCGAGTTGACCGAAACCATGGTGCGCGGATTCTCCGGCGATGAACGCGAACAGGCCCTGGGCTTTCTGGACCGCATGATCTCCAACGTGCTGGCCGAACTGGGCAGGCCGGACAGGCCGGCCAAACCGGAAAGGCCAGCCGGACCGGAACGGATGGACATGTCCGGCACCCCGGACACGGCCTGTCCGACAAATCCGGCAGGCCCGACCTGCCAAGCTGGCCAGACTGGTCAAGCTGGCAAGGCTGGCCATGCTTCCCCGACGGACCAGACGGGTGGAGGCGCGCAATGA
- a CDS encoding acyl-[acyl-carrier-protein] thioesterase, which produces MSTRHESSAGHTATAPDAPGTSGTLGTPDASHGPGAPAASGAATGIDPSGAFVPADMRVHHETFRVRGYEVGPDGTVSAQIICDYLQEAAGVHADRLGLSLAALHEQGQAWVLARLAVQVERAPAEGETVTVRTWPCGVERLQFRRDYLMLGQDGAVVARGASFWVVINLASRRPERIPPTVAALLPENPPLALDGGLLGDRRPPAAAEDAAPLSSRSFAVRRADMDRNRHVNNVRYLDWALEGVADEVQETSRPVWLDMHFRAETVYGDTVEAQCLPAPADTPAPGAARFVHVLTRRSDGREVARALTGWR; this is translated from the coding sequence ATGAGCACCCGCCACGAATCTTCCGCAGGCCACACCGCCACAGCGCCCGACGCACCGGGCACCTCCGGGACGTTGGGCACGCCTGACGCCTCCCACGGACCGGGCGCGCCTGCTGCATCGGGGGCCGCGACGGGCATCGACCCTTCAGGGGCCTTCGTGCCTGCGGATATGCGCGTGCACCACGAAACCTTCCGGGTGCGCGGGTACGAGGTGGGGCCGGACGGCACCGTTTCCGCGCAGATCATCTGCGACTACCTGCAAGAGGCGGCGGGGGTGCATGCGGACAGGCTGGGGCTTTCGCTGGCGGCGCTGCACGAACAGGGGCAGGCGTGGGTGCTGGCCCGGCTGGCGGTGCAGGTGGAGCGCGCCCCGGCGGAGGGCGAGACGGTGACGGTACGCACCTGGCCGTGCGGGGTGGAGCGGCTGCAATTCCGGCGCGACTACCTGATGCTGGGGCAGGACGGGGCGGTGGTGGCGCGCGGGGCCTCGTTCTGGGTGGTCATCAATCTGGCCAGCCGCAGGCCGGAGAGGATCCCCCCTACGGTGGCGGCCCTGCTGCCGGAAAATCCGCCGCTGGCGCTGGATGGCGGACTGCTGGGCGACCGGCGGCCCCCCGCGGCGGCGGAAGACGCCGCTCCGCTTTCCTCCCGGTCCTTCGCGGTGCGCCGGGCGGACATGGACCGCAACCGCCACGTGAACAACGTGCGCTACCTGGACTGGGCGCTGGAAGGCGTGGCCGACGAGGTGCAGGAGACATCCCGCCCCGTGTGGCTGGACATGCACTTCCGGGCCGAGACGGTGTACGGCGACACGGTGGAAGCGCAATGCCTGCCTGCGCCTGCCGATACGCCCGCGCCGGGTGCCGCGCGCTTCGTGCACGTCCTTACCCGCCGCTCCGATGGCCGCGAGGTGGCGCGGGCGCTTACCGGCTGGCGGTGA
- a CDS encoding HD domain-containing protein, whose translation MSQPFKDAIAICKAILRNGYDAYVVNAQLQKELLDGREIEIDIACEPDYEELGKLFPSLERSNEDGVVATMREGGALIRFYHTDTEESSHPEHTLARITPRMLRVLEEQGKMPPALACPYIAHTGDVYEGFEDFSKGKVQLRGIPDETLRRNYLLVIRAMRFAANFDLPIEPNSWIAIIRAASRVLDYVRISDIMDEWRKVEAECMWKFVRLLFDSQVLHGLLPEVAALSRVRQQRNDEGAEESVLDHTLDCMHHYPEGEYNYDWLGTFAMLFHDVGKLYTAEYFDGKWNFYQHHRVGAKVTRKLLRRLHFSPEDVEQVCHLVRHHMRFHFMLTDRGIRRFKSLDEYPRLIEMARADLEARGGSYTYFNHNMKYLERAETPEQMLEPLLNGNEIMEFTSLHPGPQVGMLRDALLKAQVAGEVTSVPEAVDYVREYKAKNFG comes from the coding sequence ATGAGCCAACCTTTCAAGGACGCCATAGCCATCTGCAAGGCCATCCTTCGCAACGGCTACGACGCCTACGTGGTCAACGCGCAGTTGCAGAAAGAACTGCTGGACGGCCGCGAAATCGAAATCGACATCGCCTGCGAGCCCGACTACGAAGAGCTCGGCAAGCTTTTCCCCAGCCTCGAACGCTCCAACGAAGACGGCGTGGTCGCCACCATGCGTGAAGGCGGAGCGCTGATCCGCTTCTACCACACCGACACCGAAGAATCGTCGCATCCGGAACATACCCTGGCCCGCATCACCCCGCGCATGCTGCGCGTGCTGGAAGAGCAGGGCAAGATGCCCCCCGCACTGGCCTGCCCGTACATCGCCCATACCGGCGATGTGTACGAAGGCTTCGAGGACTTCTCGAAGGGCAAGGTGCAACTGCGTGGTATTCCCGACGAAACCCTGCGCCGCAACTACCTGCTGGTCATCCGGGCCATGCGTTTTGCGGCCAACTTCGACCTGCCCATAGAACCCAACTCGTGGATAGCCATCATCCGCGCCGCCAGCCGCGTGCTGGACTACGTGCGCATCTCGGACATCATGGACGAGTGGCGCAAGGTGGAAGCCGAGTGCATGTGGAAGTTCGTGCGGCTGCTGTTCGATTCGCAGGTGCTGCACGGCCTGCTGCCCGAAGTCGCGGCCCTGTCCCGCGTGCGCCAGCAGCGCAATGACGAGGGTGCGGAAGAGTCGGTGCTCGACCATACGCTTGATTGCATGCACCACTACCCCGAAGGCGAGTACAACTACGACTGGCTGGGCACCTTTGCCATGTTGTTCCACGACGTGGGCAAGCTGTACACGGCGGAATACTTCGACGGTAAGTGGAACTTCTACCAGCACCATCGCGTGGGCGCGAAGGTAACGCGCAAGCTGCTGCGCCGCCTGCACTTCTCGCCGGAAGACGTGGAGCAGGTGTGCCATCTGGTGCGCCATCACATGCGCTTCCACTTCATGCTCACCGACCGGGGCATCCGCCGCTTCAAGTCGCTGGACGAATACCCCCGGCTCATCGAAATGGCCCGTGCCGATCTGGAAGCCCGCGGCGGCAGCTACACCTACTTCAATCACAACATGAAGTACCTGGAGCGCGCCGAAACCCCGGAACAGATGCTGGAGCCCCTGCTGAACGGCAACGAGATCATGGAGTTCACCAGCCTGCACCCCGGCCCCCAGGTGGGCATGCTGCGCGATGCGCTGCTGAAGGCGCAGGTGGCGGGCGAAGTGACCAGCGTGCCCGAAGCCGTGGACTACGTGCGCGAGTACAAGGCGAAGAATTTCGGCTAG
- a CDS encoding dihydroorotase, producing the protein MTATTSPSLFLRNARLLGRMVDVAVADGRIASVTDSGAGCTPAGTDAGSGAAPAGAESIDAKGMVLFPALIDAHTHMREPGQEYKEDIASGLAAAAHGGFGAVLCMANTKPVNDDASITRDMIDTARRHWPHGPRLHPIGAATVGLKGTELAPLAELAEAGCVAFSNDGAPVPDTEMFRRCVEYAADQGKVVIDHCEDPYLAKGAHMNEGETSGRIGVKGQPDIGEALHVARDILLADYLKLPIHLAHISCRRSVELIAWAKQRGVPVTAETCPHYLLLTDKELLGYDTKAKVNPPLRTDDDVAALREAVQSGVIDILATDHAPHAAHEKETPLDEAPNGITGLDTAVALTWGLVREGVLTEADLIRLWATEPGRIFGLPVNGFNVGDPADFFLLDPEEKWVPSRGTMHSKSLNTPFLGKELVGRVKALWLGGVKVV; encoded by the coding sequence ATGACCGCCACCACTTCCCCTTCCCTGTTCCTTCGCAATGCCCGCCTGCTGGGGCGCATGGTGGACGTTGCCGTGGCCGACGGGCGCATCGCGTCCGTGACCGACAGCGGCGCGGGCTGCACGCCCGCCGGTACGGACGCCGGTTCCGGCGCCGCGCCCGCCGGGGCGGAGAGCATCGACGCCAAGGGCATGGTGCTGTTTCCGGCCTTGATCGACGCGCACACCCACATGCGCGAGCCGGGGCAGGAGTACAAGGAAGACATCGCCAGCGGGCTTGCGGCAGCCGCCCACGGCGGGTTCGGGGCCGTGCTGTGCATGGCCAACACCAAACCGGTCAACGACGATGCCTCCATCACCCGCGACATGATCGACACCGCCCGCCGCCACTGGCCGCACGGCCCGCGCCTGCACCCCATCGGCGCGGCCACGGTGGGGCTGAAGGGCACGGAGCTTGCCCCACTGGCCGAACTGGCCGAGGCGGGCTGCGTGGCCTTTTCCAACGACGGCGCGCCCGTGCCGGATACCGAAATGTTCCGCCGCTGCGTGGAATACGCCGCCGACCAGGGCAAGGTGGTCATCGACCACTGCGAAGACCCCTACCTGGCCAAGGGCGCGCACATGAACGAGGGCGAGACCAGCGGGCGCATAGGGGTGAAGGGCCAGCCGGACATCGGCGAGGCGCTGCACGTGGCGCGCGACATCCTGCTGGCCGACTACCTGAAGCTGCCCATCCACCTCGCGCACATCTCGTGCCGCCGCTCGGTGGAACTGATCGCCTGGGCCAAGCAGCGTGGCGTGCCGGTAACGGCGGAAACCTGCCCCCACTACCTGCTGCTGACCGACAAGGAACTGCTGGGCTACGACACCAAGGCCAAGGTCAACCCGCCCCTGCGCACCGACGACGACGTGGCCGCCCTGCGTGAGGCCGTGCAATCCGGCGTCATCGACATCCTGGCCACCGATCATGCCCCGCACGCGGCGCACGAAAAGGAAACCCCGCTGGACGAGGCGCCCAATGGCATCACCGGCCTTGATACCGCCGTGGCCCTGACCTGGGGGCTGGTGCGTGAAGGCGTGCTGACCGAGGCGGATTTGATCCGCCTGTGGGCGACGGAACCGGGAAGGATATTCGGGCTGCCCGTGAACGGATTCAACGTGGGCGACCCGGCGGATTTCTTCCTGCTGGACCCGGAAGAGAAGTGGGTGCCCTCGCGCGGGACCATGCACTCGAAGAGTCTGAACACGCCGTTCCTGGGGAAGGAACTGGTGGGCCGGGTGAAGGCGCTGTGGCTTGGGGGAGTGAAAGTGGTGTAG
- a CDS encoding aspartate carbamoyltransferase catalytic subunit, with protein sequence MQHAQRPTWPHKDLLDVTQLTRAELFHLLDTAAQFHDINRRPVKKVPTLKGKSVVLFFAEPSTRTKTSFDVAGKRLSADTFSLAKSGSSLSKGESLKDTALTLQAMTPDIIVIRHSSSGAAQFLAERLDCSVVNAGDGWHAHPTQALLDCYSLRQVWGDTFEGRTLLILGDIAHSRVARSNVHLLSSLGVKVRLCAPRTLLPAGVHNWPVTIFNRLDDAVQGVDAVMCLRLQLERQQAGLLPDLREYAQRFCLSPRHLAMAAPGARVLHPGPMNRGLEISSVLADAPESLILDQVAAGVATRMAILFLLATRTGIEQTADNGGRA encoded by the coding sequence ATGCAGCACGCACAACGCCCCACGTGGCCCCACAAGGACCTGCTGGACGTCACCCAGCTGACGCGGGCAGAGCTGTTCCACCTGCTGGACACGGCGGCCCAGTTCCACGACATCAACCGCCGCCCCGTGAAAAAGGTGCCCACCCTGAAGGGCAAGAGCGTGGTGCTGTTCTTCGCGGAGCCGAGCACCCGCACCAAGACATCGTTCGACGTGGCGGGCAAGCGGCTTTCCGCCGACACCTTCTCGCTGGCCAAGAGCGGGTCCAGCCTGTCCAAGGGCGAAAGCCTGAAGGACACCGCGCTCACCTTGCAGGCCATGACGCCGGACATCATCGTCATCCGCCATTCGTCCAGCGGCGCGGCGCAGTTTCTGGCCGAGCGGCTGGACTGCTCGGTGGTCAACGCGGGCGACGGCTGGCACGCCCACCCCACCCAGGCCCTGCTGGACTGCTATTCGCTGCGCCAGGTCTGGGGCGACACCTTCGAGGGGCGCACCCTGCTCATCCTGGGTGACATTGCCCACAGCCGGGTGGCCCGATCCAACGTGCACCTGCTCTCGTCGCTGGGGGTAAAGGTGCGGCTGTGCGCGCCGCGCACCCTGTTGCCCGCCGGGGTGCACAACTGGCCGGTGACCATCTTCAACCGGCTGGACGACGCCGTGCAGGGAGTGGACGCGGTGATGTGCCTGCGCCTGCAACTGGAACGCCAGCAGGCGGGCCTGCTGCCCGACCTGCGCGAATACGCGCAGCGTTTCTGCCTGTCGCCCCGGCACCTGGCCATGGCCGCGCCGGGCGCGCGGGTGCTGCACCCCGGCCCCATGAACCGCGGGCTGGAAATCTCGTCCGTGCTGGCCGACGCCCCCGAAAGCCTGATCCTGGACCAGGTGGCCGCGGGCGTGGCCACGCGCATGGCAATCCTTTTCCTGCTCGCCACCCGCACCGGCATAGAGCAGACCGCCGACAACGGAGGCCGCGCATGA
- a CDS encoding amidohydrolase family protein, which yields MDGTGQPALAEGAEAPYGADGADGAARVLSGVRGGVIEAVEPMDAFRRRTGVPLTDLGDVTLLPGVVNCHTHLELSHLAGRTVLGGGFVPWVKSLLPLAGAETPPDVRTAALADAARQLAACHTAHVGDITAVAPAAVRRAMQAASIGCSHFAEVFGYRFTAPDGESAAPPTHPADTAALWPRAMAELASDLAVDDVAPFGPAGASPATGAPFPVHPDAALAGHALYSTHPVALAAARRWCERNHRVFSMHLAEHPDEVEFLTTGRGALADLLAVRVLPPGFVAAGMRPVPYAAELGLLDEGTLAVHCVQLDAADIRLLAESGAHVCLCPRSNAAINVGSAPARALAEAGAPLCLGTDSLASNHDLDLWNEARALRDLPAGHDLPPAALLRLLTADGAAALGRGDIGAIVPGRRARLALLPQDFSQALGTTP from the coding sequence TTGGACGGCACCGGGCAACCGGCATTGGCGGAGGGGGCGGAGGCCCCCTATGGCGCGGACGGCGCGGATGGAGCGGCCCGCGTGCTTTCGGGGGTGCGCGGCGGCGTCATCGAGGCCGTGGAGCCCATGGACGCCTTCCGCCGCCGCACGGGCGTGCCCCTGACCGACCTTGGCGACGTCACCCTGCTGCCCGGCGTGGTCAACTGCCACACCCATCTCGAACTTTCGCACCTGGCCGGGCGCACCGTGCTGGGGGGCGGCTTCGTGCCGTGGGTGAAAAGCCTGCTGCCGCTGGCGGGGGCCGAAACCCCTCCGGACGTCCGTACCGCCGCCCTGGCCGATGCCGCGCGCCAGCTTGCGGCCTGCCATACCGCGCATGTGGGCGACATCACCGCCGTGGCCCCCGCCGCCGTGCGCCGGGCCATGCAGGCCGCGTCCATCGGTTGTTCGCACTTTGCAGAGGTGTTCGGCTACCGCTTCACCGCGCCCGACGGCGAGTCTGCCGCCCCGCCCACCCATCCGGCGGACACCGCCGCCCTGTGGCCGCGCGCCATGGCGGAACTGGCGTCCGACCTTGCCGTGGACGATGTGGCCCCCTTCGGCCCGGCTGGCGCATCCCCCGCCACCGGCGCGCCCTTCCCCGTCCACCCGGATGCCGCGCTGGCCGGGCATGCCCTGTATTCCACCCATCCGGTGGCCCTGGCCGCCGCCCGCCGCTGGTGCGAACGCAACCACCGCGTCTTTTCCATGCATCTGGCCGAACACCCGGACGAGGTGGAGTTCCTGACCACCGGGCGCGGCGCGCTGGCCGACCTGCTGGCCGTGCGCGTGCTGCCGCCGGGCTTTGTCGCGGCGGGCATGCGCCCCGTGCCCTACGCAGCCGAACTCGGCCTGCTGGACGAAGGCACCCTGGCCGTGCACTGCGTGCAACTGGACGCGGCGGACATCCGCCTGCTGGCCGAATCGGGCGCGCACGTCTGCCTGTGCCCCCGCTCCAACGCGGCCATCAACGTGGGATCGGCCCCGGCCCGCGCCCTGGCCGAGGCGGGCGCGCCGCTGTGCCTGGGCACCGACAGCCTGGCCTCGAACCACGACCTGGACCTGTGGAACGAGGCGCGCGCCCTGCGCGACCTGCCCGCCGGGCACGACCTGCCCCCCGCCGCCCTGCTGCGCCTGCTGACCGCGGACGGCGCAGCCGCCCTTGGCCGGGGCGACATCGGCGCCATCGTTCCGGGCCGCCGCGCGCGGCTGGCCCTGCTGCCCCAAGATTTTTCCCAAGCACTGGGGACAACCCCGTAA
- a CDS encoding WcbI family polysaccharide biosynthesis putative acetyltransferase, with protein MTTPHRSLCLIHANCQGDPLAQLLAASPQFAARHEIRRYTNYLRERVAPAELSGCGLFLYQHLGEKWDDHASDRLLAMVNPAARVLRLPNMLFTGYWPFWTNKSPMDFGDSLLDRLVSMGLGMAEILHVYLHGDIAAKYDLDAMLRASLDVERDKERGADVERGRAGCHDVDRGNDAAGRALPGGIPAVVAPTVELVETLWKQERLFATINHPNRRLMLHVAEGVLAALGMDPLPPAVRDGFTDPYPEFELPIHPQVAAHHGLAFGGPDATYNIYGRRMTFEDYVRRYADCRLRGIDNFIGYLQLV; from the coding sequence ATGACCACACCGCACCGCAGTCTCTGCCTCATCCACGCCAACTGCCAGGGCGACCCGCTGGCGCAACTGCTGGCCGCCTCGCCGCAGTTTGCCGCGCGCCACGAAATCCGCCGATACACCAACTACCTGCGCGAGCGCGTGGCCCCCGCCGAACTATCCGGCTGCGGGCTGTTCCTGTACCAGCACCTGGGCGAAAAGTGGGACGACCACGCCTCGGACAGGCTGCTGGCCATGGTCAACCCGGCGGCGCGGGTGCTGCGCCTGCCCAACATGCTGTTCACGGGGTACTGGCCCTTCTGGACCAACAAGAGCCCCATGGATTTCGGCGATTCGCTCCTGGACCGGCTGGTGTCCATGGGCCTTGGCATGGCCGAAATCCTGCACGTGTACCTGCACGGCGACATCGCGGCCAAGTACGACCTGGACGCCATGCTGCGCGCATCGCTGGATGTGGAACGGGACAAGGAACGCGGCGCGGACGTGGAACGGGGCAGGGCCGGGTGCCATGACGTTGACCGGGGTAATGACGCTGCCGGGCGCGCGCTGCCGGGCGGCATCCCCGCCGTGGTGGCCCCCACGGTGGAACTGGTGGAAACGCTGTGGAAGCAGGAGCGGCTGTTCGCCACCATCAACCACCCCAACCGGCGACTGATGCTGCACGTGGCGGAAGGCGTGCTGGCGGCGCTGGGCATGGACCCGCTGCCCCCGGCGGTGCGCGACGGCTTCACCGATCCGTACCCGGAGTTCGAACTGCCCATCCACCCGCAGGTTGCCGCGCACCACGGGCTGGCATTCGGCGGGCCGGACGCCACGTACAACATCTACGGGCGGCGCATGACCTTCGAGGACTACGTGCGCCGCTACGCGGACTGCCGCCTGCGCGGCATCGACAATTTCATCGGATACTTGCAACTGGTGTGA